From Apteryx mantelli isolate bAptMan1 chromosome 30, bAptMan1.hap1, whole genome shotgun sequence, the proteins below share one genomic window:
- the LOC106491135 gene encoding la-related protein 6-like gives MSSRSSVVALGLGSQPSCGTPLPVQRSSLPELHLLPPRSRSLALLGQEDFFESFDGSFCDVNDALGADLFDCGYSTPDPQLVRRIVSQVEFYLSDENLAKDAFLLKHVQKNKMGFVSIKLLTSFKKVKYLTRDWRLTLYALQFSELLEVNEEGTKVRRRIPIPESLLSIPPSKLLLAWDLLPQEQSVLPPLQKNFIETITRMFSPFGAIASIRILRPGRKLPSDVRKYTSRYPELLTKCCALVEYESLESARKAFEDLNHQTQGSPGRESIKVVRLSGKGSKKKSGAEREATEDMELADKLGWKQQVAAVPEKFPYSLSESLLYSSSESDSTPASPPLLMHKLLSTPGWPSSSSFKPCSYSSPYSGSLLSSKIFPSLTAELGNGCSYGLSSSPETQRFADYGWESGMAPGSAWAPWRCGLTSSPSLDPKPLPCDSPAGKKVPDSFGLRAGVIRLPHGPDGTKGFYNSIGRGKLVLGH, from the exons ATGTCATCGCGTAGCTCTGTGGTGGCCCTGGGGCTTGGCTCCCAGCCCAGCTGTGGCACCCCTCTGCCAGTGCAAAGGAGTTCCCTCCCTGAGCTGCACCTCCTCCCACCCCGGAGCCGCTCGCTTGCCCTGCTTGGCCAGGAGGACTTCTTCGAGAGCTTTGATGG GAGCTTCTGTGATGTGAACGATGCTTTGGGGGCTGATCTGTTTGACTGCGGCTACTCCACCCCTGACCCACAGCTGGTCAGGAGAATCGTGTCCCAGGTGGAGTTTTATCTCTCAGATGAAAACCTGGCCAAGGATGCCTTCCTTTTGAAACACGTCCAGAAGAACAAAATGGGCTTTGTCAGCATCAAGTTGCTGACATCCTTCAAGAAG GTGAAATACCTTACACGAGACTGGCGGCTTACGCTCTACGCCCTGCAGTTCTCGGAGCTGCTGGAGGTGAATGAGGAAGGGACCAAGGTGAGACGGAGAATCCCTATCCCCGAATCGCTTCTGAGCATCCCGCCCAGCAAGCTGCTCTTGGCTTGGGACCTCTTGCCCCAGGAGCAGAGTGTGTTGCCGCCGCTCCAGAAGAACTTCATCGAGACCATCACGAGGATGTTCAGCCCATTTGGTGCCATCGCCTCCATCCGCATCCTGCGGCCCGGGAGGAAGCTGCCCTCGGATGTGAGGAAGTACACATCCCGCTACCCAGAGCTCCTGACCAAGTGCTGTGCCCTGGTGGAGTACGAAAGCCTGGAGAGCGCCAGGAAAGCCTTTGAAGATCTGAACCACCAGACCCAGGGCTCCCCGGGGAGGGAGAGCATCAAGGTGGTCCGTCTTTCCGGTAAGGGCTCCAAGAAGAAAAGCGGGGCTGAGAGGGAGGCAACGGAGGACATGGAGCTGGCAGACAAGCTGGGCTGGAAGCAGCAGGTGGCTGCGGTACCTGAGAAGTTTCCGTACAGCCTCAGCGAGTCCCTCCTCTACAGCTCTTCGGAGTCAGACAGCACGCCAGCGTCCCCACCactgctcatgcacaagctcctCTCCACTCCGGGCTGGCCCAGTAGCTCCAGCTTCAAACCCTGCTCCTACTCGAGCCCCTACTCCGGCTCCCTCCTGTCCAGTAAAATCTTCCCTTCCCTCACTGCCGAGCTGGGAAACGGATGCTCCTATGGCCTGAGCTccagcccggagacgcagaggtttgctgaCTACGGCTGGGAGAGTGGAATGGCTCCGGGCAGCGCGTGGGCCCCTTGGCGATGTGGCCTGACCTCCAGCCCTTCTCTGGACCCCAAACCTCTGCCCTGCGATTCTCCAGCGGGGAAAAAGGTGCCCGACTCCTTTGGCCTCCGAGCTGGGGTGATCCGCCTGCCGCACGGGCCGGATGGCACCAAGGGCTTCTACAACAGCATCGGGAGAGGGAAACTTGTCCTTGGGCACTAG